A genomic window from Clostridia bacterium includes:
- the cas3 gene encoding CRISPR-associated helicase Cas3', protein MRGIIPFDQCWARPRNEQGEFRLLSDHLLYVARGCGEPEGDALSRIRFLGGLMHDAGKARASWQRYIRRQSRESSNHSPLGSALFFYVAMKTIDQRGIWRDSGIDADADTRRLVLQISRDIYDHHGELRDINEEPPWINIDVYRHAAECDLDGFADFVGTCLSGVLFDVDRFPDWVREEAEDAWRRWHASSQIQCRAALSNSRQRYVDSASKCVRMNTAAMVAADRLDAAGVSADFEYPIITAKKADKALRLLSDYCTSRAEALAFGGSSQSIVDTRGALQDQCVQRFHHALADKPDARVFTLVLPTGMGKTVTSTRVALEACKDGLCERIVYVAPYMSILSQASREIRRATGIRAMEHHHLSVIGPDGKERAYEEGVSEDEGAVMLDSWAASVVATTFNQYFRALFPSRAQQTMRIKALRRAFIVIDEPQVIDHASWTVFLAMLEATARSCDARVLLSTATLPPLQLGLSEPAVALAPDAIDLPSHNRYKIEVSEIAVDEAGAASMAAEALRKLMEENNFPAVAVVMNTVGDAYRVYSEACKLVGSRSCRLLTACMTGPHKASKIRRLQRDLSRRKPLLAVCTQIIECGVDLSFPRIIRALPIIPSIVQAAGRVNRHGEMAGGVVTVFPFARSSDGKDTREFIYRPRALLQATDACTKSHSSWDEPESREIVGDYYAELMARTTATGPLDRLVDAALGEWSALGRPDPFGQDYPQASVFVPFGVSLLGSRVRALLDFFAPSGLMQLYERYLDPHYRNSLSFRQRKQFMAVLQHFIVPLDAKATVGRVAFDREHPIGILSDVNSYSRATGLAQFKAAPGEEDPSGRFMI, encoded by the coding sequence ATGAGAGGAATCATCCCGTTCGATCAGTGCTGGGCACGTCCTCGTAATGAACAGGGCGAGTTCAGGTTGCTTTCAGACCACTTGCTCTATGTGGCCCGTGGATGCGGAGAACCTGAAGGCGATGCTCTGTCGAGAATCCGCTTTCTGGGCGGGCTCATGCACGATGCGGGCAAAGCCCGGGCCAGCTGGCAAAGATACATCCGCAGGCAATCTAGGGAGTCTTCCAATCACTCCCCACTAGGATCTGCCCTCTTCTTCTACGTAGCGATGAAGACTATCGATCAGCGGGGAATCTGGCGGGACAGTGGTATTGACGCTGACGCGGACACTCGAAGGCTCGTCCTGCAGATATCCCGAGACATCTACGACCACCACGGCGAGCTGCGTGACATAAACGAGGAACCCCCTTGGATCAACATAGACGTTTACCGACACGCTGCCGAATGCGACCTAGATGGTTTCGCCGATTTCGTTGGCACATGCCTCTCGGGTGTATTGTTCGACGTGGACAGATTCCCCGACTGGGTTCGGGAAGAGGCCGAGGATGCATGGCGCCGGTGGCATGCATCCTCGCAAATACAGTGCCGGGCAGCATTGTCGAACTCTAGGCAGCGCTATGTAGACTCCGCGTCGAAGTGCGTCAGGATGAACACTGCGGCTATGGTAGCCGCTGATCGTTTGGACGCGGCTGGCGTCAGTGCGGACTTCGAGTATCCGATCATCACAGCGAAGAAGGCCGATAAGGCTCTACGTCTTCTATCTGACTATTGCACTTCCCGAGCGGAAGCGCTGGCGTTTGGCGGCAGTTCGCAGTCCATAGTGGATACCCGCGGAGCCCTCCAGGATCAGTGCGTCCAGCGATTCCACCACGCCCTAGCCGATAAGCCTGATGCTCGCGTGTTCACCCTCGTGCTTCCCACCGGAATGGGCAAGACCGTCACGTCCACGCGTGTTGCGCTCGAAGCCTGTAAGGATGGGCTATGCGAGCGGATAGTATACGTGGCTCCGTACATGTCGATACTGTCTCAAGCGTCCAGAGAGATACGCAGGGCCACCGGCATACGAGCCATGGAGCATCACCATCTCTCAGTGATCGGACCTGATGGAAAGGAACGTGCATACGAAGAAGGTGTCTCCGAGGATGAAGGCGCCGTGATGTTGGATTCATGGGCGGCGTCCGTGGTGGCCACCACCTTCAATCAGTACTTCCGCGCCCTCTTCCCATCAAGGGCTCAGCAAACCATGCGGATCAAGGCCCTCCGTCGAGCCTTCATAGTCATCGACGAACCGCAGGTCATTGACCACGCTTCTTGGACGGTGTTCCTGGCCATGCTGGAGGCAACAGCTAGATCATGTGACGCGAGAGTGCTGCTCTCAACCGCCACTCTGCCTCCCCTCCAGCTTGGCCTTTCTGAGCCAGCGGTTGCGCTAGCCCCTGACGCCATAGACTTGCCGAGCCATAACAGATACAAGATCGAGGTGAGTGAAATCGCGGTCGATGAGGCTGGTGCAGCAAGCATGGCAGCTGAAGCCCTTCGTAAGCTGATGGAAGAGAACAATTTCCCTGCTGTGGCAGTTGTGATGAATACCGTGGGTGACGCTTATCGAGTGTATAGCGAGGCATGCAAGCTCGTCGGAAGTCGGTCGTGTCGGCTTCTCACCGCATGCATGACGGGCCCCCACAAGGCTTCGAAAATACGGAGACTCCAGCGAGACCTCAGCCGCCGCAAACCCTTGCTGGCCGTATGCACTCAGATAATCGAGTGCGGTGTGGACCTTAGCTTCCCCCGGATCATCAGGGCACTTCCCATCATCCCGTCCATAGTTCAGGCCGCCGGGCGAGTGAACCGCCATGGGGAGATGGCAGGAGGTGTGGTTACGGTGTTTCCGTTCGCCCGTAGCTCCGATGGCAAGGATACTCGGGAGTTCATTTATCGGCCCAGGGCACTGCTGCAGGCCACCGACGCATGCACCAAATCCCACTCGAGCTGGGACGAACCTGAGTCTAGGGAGATAGTGGGCGACTACTACGCAGAGCTAATGGCACGGACTACTGCTACCGGTCCGCTCGATAGACTGGTGGACGCTGCACTCGGAGAATGGTCGGCTCTAGGCCGCCCGGACCCCTTTGGCCAAGACTACCCACAAGCTAGCGTTTTCGTGCCCTTCGGCGTGAGTCTCCTGGGGAGTCGTGTAAGGGCTCTTCTCGATTTCTTCGCTCCGTCAGGCCTGATGCAGCTCTATGAGCGATATCTGGATCCGCACTACCGCAATAGCCTGTCATTCCGCCAGCGCAAACAGTTCATGGCCGTGCTGCAGCATTTCATAGTCCCGTTGGATGCCAAAGCCACCGTAGGCCGGGTCGCGTTCGACAGGGAACATCCCATTGGCATCCTGTCCGATGTGAACAGCTACTCCCGGGCCACCGGCCTCGCTCAGTTCAAGGCGGCGCCCGGCGAGGAGGATCCATCGGGCAGGTTCATGATCTGA
- the cas5 gene encoding CRISPR-associated protein Cas5 has protein sequence MVVLVFELRGKMAHFRRPDTSVTHATYPFISRTALLGMMASVLGKPSLEGENVVGIELLSPPATVVQEMSLLGKGWMGEPKSTFSRPTSVEFVVNPHYRVYYSGQHAGKLAGMMAAGQSVYHTYLGSAFCPTVPDSPVIDEFREIPLATVDELSCRTVLPSYVVDRLIPESGARYGRVGGMLHQCVDPDQRRFRGAVNLVYEASGKPIRFMPVANTERAQGLCSIVRLHDGTVAALW, from the coding sequence ATGGTAGTACTCGTTTTCGAACTCAGAGGGAAGATGGCGCATTTCCGCCGTCCGGACACTTCGGTGACCCACGCCACCTACCCGTTTATCTCCAGGACCGCGCTCCTTGGCATGATGGCGTCGGTCCTGGGTAAACCATCCCTCGAGGGCGAGAACGTGGTGGGGATCGAGCTCTTGTCTCCCCCTGCTACAGTGGTACAGGAGATGTCGCTCCTCGGCAAAGGGTGGATGGGGGAACCAAAGAGCACGTTCAGCAGGCCTACTTCGGTGGAGTTTGTGGTGAACCCCCACTACAGGGTGTACTACTCCGGCCAGCATGCTGGGAAGCTGGCCGGGATGATGGCCGCCGGGCAGAGCGTGTATCACACTTACCTCGGAAGTGCGTTCTGCCCCACGGTTCCTGATAGCCCAGTGATTGACGAATTCCGGGAAATCCCGCTGGCTACTGTCGATGAGCTTTCATGCCGCACAGTACTACCGAGTTACGTGGTGGACAGACTCATCCCAGAAAGCGGCGCCCGATACGGTCGTGTCGGCGGAATGCTGCATCAATGCGTCGACCCAGACCAGCGGAGATTCCGCGGCGCGGTCAACTTGGTATATGAGGCGTCGGGTAAGCCTATCCGGTTCATGCCTGTCGCAAACACCGAGAGAGCCCAGGGGCTGTGCTCTATTGTGCGACTCCATGATGGGACGGTGGCCGCGCTTTGGTGA
- a CDS encoding type I CRISPR-associated protein Cas7, producing the protein MNVRTSEILFVKSVKDGIPNRDPLGESDARRIFGEEDGRISLSDVSIKRDVRDYVLAKYSDGGPGKRYFVFCREERRDDGKLLGRESLAKAILERAGRADDKNARQALMKSAFDARTFGMVYSVKGDAGFHQTGPVQFGWAHSLHPVETKYVQGTVVMPSDEGRVTDQGEEGGKAQGTIWTTYTLPFAVFAMPAVINATIADNTGMTEDDVELLLEGLWRGTLHRQARGRGFQQPVMMVHVEYSDPFFRIGYLEDRIRLSPDRDAWLGTRPPTSLNEVTLDISKLGQALKDCPKVARVRRWVNPETSIVGELPGEVASTW; encoded by the coding sequence GTGAACGTTAGGACCAGTGAGATTCTGTTTGTGAAGAGCGTTAAGGATGGGATCCCGAACAGGGATCCTCTCGGCGAGAGTGATGCCAGGCGGATCTTTGGGGAGGAAGACGGAAGAATATCCCTGTCTGATGTGAGCATCAAGCGAGACGTCCGCGACTATGTACTTGCTAAGTACTCCGACGGCGGGCCGGGCAAACGGTATTTTGTGTTCTGCCGAGAGGAACGGCGCGACGACGGTAAGCTGCTCGGCAGGGAAAGCTTGGCCAAGGCAATACTTGAGCGTGCTGGCCGAGCCGACGACAAGAATGCCCGACAAGCTCTCATGAAGAGTGCCTTCGATGCCAGAACCTTCGGAATGGTGTACAGCGTGAAGGGCGATGCTGGGTTCCATCAGACCGGTCCTGTCCAGTTCGGTTGGGCGCACTCTCTGCATCCTGTGGAGACAAAGTACGTCCAGGGCACGGTAGTCATGCCCAGCGACGAAGGGCGCGTTACTGACCAGGGTGAAGAGGGCGGAAAGGCTCAAGGCACCATCTGGACTACATACACTCTTCCGTTTGCAGTATTTGCGATGCCGGCTGTGATAAACGCCACTATCGCCGACAACACCGGCATGACCGAAGACGACGTTGAGCTGCTCCTCGAGGGGCTCTGGCGCGGAACCTTGCACAGGCAGGCCAGGGGACGGGGCTTTCAGCAGCCCGTCATGATGGTCCATGTAGAGTATAGCGATCCATTCTTCCGTATCGGATATTTGGAGGACCGGATAAGGCTTTCGCCTGACCGCGACGCGTGGCTCGGGACACGTCCTCCGACGTCACTCAACGAGGTAACGCTGGATATCTCCAAGCTTGGCCAGGCATTGAAGGACTGTCCCAAGGTGGCAAGGGTGAGGCGATGGGTCAATCCGGAAACTAGTATCGTAGGAGAACTGCCAGGAGAGGTCGCGTCGACATGGTAG
- the cas1b gene encoding type I-B CRISPR-associated endonuclease Cas1b, which translates to MKRTFYLFSNGELKRKDNTIYFETENGEKRFLPVEDISEIMAFGEVSLNKRLLEFLSQSEIIVHYFNYYGYYMGTFYPREHMNSGYMTLRQAEHYLDDSKRLDLAKRFVKGAADNMLRVVKYYEKREKDISNVREEIERRRADISDCDNGETLMAIEGNVRNTYYEAFDAIVGQPAFAFESRTRRPPRNYMNTLISFGNSMMYSVVLSQIYRTHLDPRIGYLHATNFRRFTLNLDVAEIFKPIIVDRIIFTLLGRRQLSENDFVKGTEGVVMKENARKMFVEEFDQKLQTTQNYKSLNRQVSYRHLIRLELYKLEKHLMGEKQYDPYVAAW; encoded by the coding sequence GTGAAGCGCACCTTCTACCTTTTCTCAAACGGCGAGCTAAAGCGGAAAGACAACACCATCTACTTCGAGACGGAGAACGGTGAAAAGAGATTCCTGCCTGTGGAGGACATCAGCGAGATCATGGCCTTCGGCGAGGTAAGCCTGAACAAGCGACTCCTCGAGTTCCTGTCACAAAGTGAGATCATCGTTCACTACTTCAACTACTACGGATACTACATGGGCACGTTCTATCCTAGAGAGCACATGAATTCCGGATACATGACGCTGCGGCAGGCCGAGCACTATCTCGATGATTCTAAGAGGCTGGATCTCGCCAAGAGGTTCGTTAAAGGCGCGGCGGACAACATGCTCCGCGTGGTGAAATACTACGAGAAACGTGAGAAGGACATCAGTAATGTACGGGAGGAGATCGAACGGCGTCGGGCGGACATCTCTGACTGCGATAACGGCGAAACGCTGATGGCGATCGAGGGCAATGTCAGGAACACCTACTACGAAGCGTTCGACGCCATAGTTGGCCAGCCTGCGTTCGCGTTTGAGTCCAGAACCAGACGGCCGCCGAGGAACTACATGAACACACTGATCAGCTTCGGAAACTCGATGATGTACTCAGTAGTTCTGAGCCAGATCTATCGCACACATCTCGACCCGAGAATCGGGTACCTTCATGCAACGAACTTCAGGAGGTTCACTTTGAACCTGGACGTTGCCGAGATCTTCAAACCCATCATAGTGGACCGTATCATATTCACTCTGCTTGGGAGAAGGCAACTATCTGAGAACGACTTCGTGAAGGGCACTGAGGGCGTAGTAATGAAGGAAAACGCTCGCAAGATGTTTGTTGAGGAATTCGACCAGAAACTCCAGACCACGCAGAACTACAAGAGCCTCAACCGCCAGGTGTCGTACAGACATCTCATTCGGCTGGAGCTCTACAAGCTGGAGAAGCACCTCATGGGTGAAAAGCAGTATGACCCCTATGTTGCTGCTTGGTAG
- the cas4 gene encoding CRISPR-associated protein Cas4 codes for MASDDMHVTGTLVWYYYICQRQVWLMAHQVNPDEDNPSIDLGRFLHEHVYEREKKEISLPGMRLDVLSEKDGRLVVGEIKKSMRGEKSARMQLLFYLDELDRAGVSAVGELRFPEQRKRERVTLDEASHTELDRARRDIFRIMYLSEPPAPEKIRYCRGCGYAELCWS; via the coding sequence ATGGCAAGTGATGACATGCACGTTACTGGAACGCTAGTATGGTATTACTACATCTGCCAACGCCAAGTGTGGCTCATGGCCCATCAGGTGAATCCGGATGAGGACAACCCGTCTATAGACCTAGGCAGGTTCCTTCATGAGCACGTGTACGAGCGTGAGAAGAAGGAGATCTCCCTTCCAGGGATGAGGCTTGATGTCTTGTCCGAAAAGGATGGCAGGCTCGTGGTAGGGGAGATCAAGAAGAGCATGCGCGGCGAGAAGAGTGCTAGGATGCAGTTGCTGTTCTATTTGGACGAGCTTGACCGCGCCGGTGTCAGCGCTGTCGGGGAGCTTCGATTTCCTGAACAGCGCAAACGGGAACGCGTAACCCTAGACGAGGCGAGTCACACAGAGTTGGACAGGGCGCGACGTGACATATTCCGGATCATGTATCTCTCGGAACCGCCGGCGCCGGAGAAGATCAGGTACTGCCGGGGCTGTGGCTATGCGGAACTGTGCTGGTCATGA
- the cas2 gene encoding CRISPR-associated endonuclease Cas2, with protein MFVILVYDIKQVRVTKVLKKCREYLYWVQNSVFEGEITGAGLKKLKMELGHIMHPEEDSVIIYNLRTTKYYSREIMGVEKGGMDQII; from the coding sequence ATGTTTGTGATACTCGTTTACGACATCAAACAAGTACGGGTCACCAAGGTGCTGAAGAAGTGCCGAGAGTATCTCTACTGGGTCCAGAATTCCGTCTTCGAAGGTGAGATTACCGGGGCCGGCCTTAAGAAGCTGAAAATGGAGCTTGGGCACATCATGCACCCAGAGGAGGACTCCGTGATTATCTACAATCTTAGGACGACCAAGTACTACTCCCGCGAGATCATGGGCGTGGAAAAGGGCGGGATGGATCAGATAATCTGA